The Caldisericaceae bacterium DNA window ATTTTCTCGCTATATCGCCTTAGCAAATATGGGATACCTTTCTCTTTTCTAAGAGTGATTATCTCCTTTAAGAGGTCTTTTTTAAAAAGAATGGGATGAGACTTTTTATTGTTAATAACAGGGATTACAATCTCTCCATCTTTTTCCTCAACCATTTTTAAAAGGATATCAAAATTTTCTAATCTCCTATTTGCATAGATAAGGAATGCGCAACAAGTAAAAGGAGAAACAGCCTTCAAGCCATACTTAAAGGAAGAAAAAACAGGCGCATAAATCCTCTCTGAAATTATACCTTTATAAAATCTATCTTTATAAGTGTTATTTAGAGTTTCTAAAACTTCTTCATTACCCACAACAAATACAATATCAATAGAATAACATCTTTTAAGTTTTTCAATTTTATCTACAATGTCTTCAATATTTTTAATATCAAAATCTCTTGAAGAAAGTATAACAAAAGAGATAGTTTTATTAAATGTTCTAAATGTTCTTTCCAAAAGAAGTTTGTCATTAAGAAAATAAGATTCTTTGTCCTTGTAAATTACTTTTTCAAAATTTTCAACTATCTTTGTTTTCATCTAAAAACTTTTTCAGTAATTCCTTATCTTTCAAAATCTCATATGCTTCTTTTAGAGATTCAAATGTTTCATAATCAATCAAAACTGATACAATTTTACTTTTCCTTATCACTGCAAAAACACTTCCCTTTTCTACCTCATCGAGCACTTTTAAAAGATTCTGTTTTAATTTTGAAGCGGAAATAGAAATAAGCATCTTAACCACTCTCTAATAAACTGAGTTATAAAGTGCATTTTTAATTCTTTCAATGATATCTTTCCTATTATCGTAAATATCGTTTGTGATTTTCAACTTTGGAAAATGCCAATTTGCATAAAACTCTTTGTATCTTTTATCAAGGCTTTCAAGGTATTCACGTGGAATTTTTTCAAAATCTCTCCCCCTTTTTGCAATGTTTCTTAAAAGTTCATCTACTGACTTTTCAAGATAAATTAAAAGGTTTGGAGTTGGCAAGTGAGTTACCATGAGATTGTATAATTTATCGTAAACAGTCCACTCTTCTTTTGTCATTAAACCTTCTTCAAAAAGAGATTTAGCGAATACTTCTCTATCCTCATAAATAGATCTATCAAGGACTGCAGGTATTTTAGATAAAAGCATATGATGGACAATCTGCTCATACCTTAAGGCAAGAAAATTAATTTGAGTTGCAAATGCCCACCTTTTCATGTCCTGGTAATAGTCCTTTAAAAATAAATTTGAGTGGAAGTCTTCAAAATAAACAGAAAAACCCAGATCTTCTGAAATAATCTGTGCTAAAGATGTCTTACCTGCTCCAATGTTTCCTGAAATTACAATATACATCATATCACCCCTTTAAAACTTGATTTGCAATTATTAACTTTTGAATTTCGTTAGTTCCTTCAACAATCTCATACATCTTTGCTTCTCTATAGAGCCTTTCCACAACATAGCCTCTTATATACCCACTTC harbors:
- a CDS encoding type II toxin-antitoxin system Phd/YefM family antitoxin, which produces MLISISASKLKQNLLKVLDEVEKGSVFAVIRKSKIVSVLIDYETFESLKEAYEILKDKELLKKFLDENKDS
- a CDS encoding deoxynucleoside kinase; translation: MMYIVISGNIGAGKTSLAQIISEDLGFSVYFEDFHSNLFLKDYYQDMKRWAFATQINFLALRYEQIVHHMLLSKIPAVLDRSIYEDREVFAKSLFEEGLMTKEEWTVYDKLYNLMVTHLPTPNLLIYLEKSVDELLRNIAKRGRDFEKIPREYLESLDKRYKEFYANWHFPKLKITNDIYDNRKDIIERIKNALYNSVY